One stretch of Chryseobacterium fluminis DNA includes these proteins:
- a CDS encoding class I SAM-dependent methyltransferase, whose translation MEWFESWFDTPYYHLLYNNRDFTEAENFITKLTSELELVPNSKIIDLACGKGRHSVFLNKLGYDVLGLDLSRQSIEHDKQFENRTLAFDVHDMRNPINADPVDAVFNLFTSFGYFDNENDDQKVFQSVYEALKPGGYFVLDYLNEAYVRHHLIPESTVRRGDIDFRILKKIEGRHIIKDIRFEDGGRPFHFFEKVKLHSPEAINSYASDCGFERMQIWGDYQLNEFKNTSPRCINLFKKN comes from the coding sequence ATGGAATGGTTTGAATCTTGGTTTGATACCCCTTATTATCATTTACTTTATAACAACAGAGACTTTACGGAGGCAGAAAATTTTATTACAAAGCTCACTTCAGAGCTTGAGCTGGTACCAAATTCAAAGATTATCGACTTAGCATGCGGGAAAGGCAGACACTCGGTTTTTCTGAATAAACTGGGATATGATGTCCTGGGATTGGACCTGTCCCGGCAGAGCATTGAGCATGATAAACAATTTGAAAACCGGACCCTGGCTTTTGATGTTCATGATATGAGAAATCCTATTAATGCCGATCCAGTGGATGCCGTTTTTAATCTTTTCACCAGTTTTGGTTATTTCGATAACGAAAATGATGATCAAAAAGTCTTCCAATCGGTATATGAAGCTTTGAAGCCCGGAGGGTATTTTGTACTGGACTATCTTAACGAGGCCTATGTGCGCCACCATCTCATTCCTGAATCTACCGTCAGACGCGGAGATATCGACTTCAGAATTCTGAAGAAGATCGAAGGACGGCATATTATTAAGGATATTCGTTTCGAAGATGGCGGACGACCTTTCCATTTCTTTGAAAAGGTAAAGCTTCATTCTCCGGAAGCGATCAATTCTTATGCTTCAGACTGTGGTTTTGAAAGAATGCAAATCTGGGGAGACTATCAGCTGAATGAATTTAAAAATACTTCCCCGCGTTGCATCAATTTATTTAAGAAAAACTAA
- a CDS encoding glycosyltransferase, whose product MTPTISIIVAIFNRKDELFELLSSLTVQSDKAFEIIIVDDGSFVDLKPTINNFNSALDIKYFRKDNSGPGLTRNFGARKAKNEWLVFVDSDVIVEKDYIEQIKKSILDIPCDAFGGADKAHKGFNLMQKAISYSMTSVFTTGGIRGNKKAVSKFQPRSFNMGVKKDVFDQVGGFSEMRIGEDPDLSMTLWENGYTTAFFDTIAVYHKRRVDFGKFSKQIYQFGCARPILNQRHPNYVKISFAFPTLFMLGYIFGFIEYFILGRGIILAFYGLYTFMVLFHALWVTKNISIAGMAVISTYIQMFSYGYGFLKSWVLLNVLGMKPEEAFPKHFHKRD is encoded by the coding sequence TTGACTCCTACTATTTCCATCATTGTTGCTATCTTTAACCGAAAAGACGAGCTTTTCGAATTGCTGAGCTCGCTTACCGTTCAGTCGGATAAAGCATTTGAAATCATTATTGTAGATGACGGATCCTTTGTAGATCTTAAACCTACCATTAATAATTTTAATTCTGCGTTAGATATTAAATATTTCAGGAAAGATAATTCCGGTCCGGGACTCACACGAAATTTCGGAGCCCGGAAGGCAAAGAATGAATGGCTGGTGTTCGTTGACAGTGATGTGATTGTAGAAAAAGATTATATTGAACAGATCAAAAAAAGTATTCTCGATATTCCCTGCGATGCTTTTGGAGGTGCTGATAAAGCACATAAAGGTTTTAATCTGATGCAGAAAGCCATTTCTTATTCGATGACTTCTGTTTTTACTACCGGAGGGATCCGGGGCAATAAAAAGGCAGTATCGAAATTTCAGCCCAGAAGTTTCAATATGGGCGTGAAAAAAGATGTTTTTGATCAAGTAGGCGGTTTCTCGGAGATGAGAATAGGAGAGGATCCGGATCTGTCGATGACCCTATGGGAAAATGGCTACACAACAGCCTTTTTTGATACTATAGCAGTATACCACAAACGCAGGGTAGATTTCGGTAAATTTTCTAAACAGATATATCAGTTCGGTTGTGCCAGACCAATTCTTAATCAGAGACATCCGAATTATGTGAAAATATCTTTTGCTTTCCCGACCTTGTTTATGTTGGGTTATATTTTCGGATTTATCGAGTATTTTATTTTAGGAAGAGGCATTATTCTCGCCTTTTACGGTCTATATACTTTCATGGTACTGTTCCATGCCTTATGGGTAACTAAAAATATCAGCATTGCCGGAATGGCAGTGATATCTACATACATTCAGATGTTTTCTTACGGCTATGGCTTCCTGAAATCCTGGGTGTTACTGAATGTTTTGGGAATGAAGCCCGAGGAGGCTTTTCCAAAGCATTTTCATAAGAGAGATTAA
- a CDS encoding ZIP family metal transporter, whose translation MTVLLLILSVVAGVFLGKHFGKKEKLAKNLLVLSAGFLITICLNEVFPEVYTAGAGRSLGIFVIAGVVLQMILEALTKGFEHGHFHHHSERNILPVALMVGLFIHAFIEGIPLANEEQALSPYLMGIVFHNLPISFILGAFLFNRKEGTKGNSYPSLLIVALFALASPMGMLLGNYFNPDLQPYFLAIVGGIFLHISSVIIFESNKNHNIDWTKIGLVIIGVSLALFMHLFHGHLPVGHQH comes from the coding sequence ATCACTGTACTTTTACTGATTTTAAGTGTTGTCGCCGGTGTATTTCTGGGAAAACACTTTGGGAAGAAAGAAAAGCTTGCTAAAAATTTACTGGTTCTTAGCGCCGGATTTTTAATAACGATTTGCTTAAACGAAGTTTTTCCAGAGGTTTATACTGCCGGCGCAGGTCGCAGTCTGGGAATTTTCGTTATTGCCGGAGTTGTGCTGCAGATGATTCTGGAAGCGTTAACCAAAGGATTTGAACACGGTCACTTTCATCACCACAGTGAGCGCAATATTCTTCCTGTCGCATTAATGGTGGGCCTGTTTATTCATGCTTTTATTGAAGGAATACCTCTTGCGAATGAGGAACAGGCCCTGTCGCCCTATCTTATGGGGATTGTTTTTCATAACCTGCCCATTTCATTCATCCTGGGAGCTTTTTTATTTAACAGAAAAGAAGGGACGAAAGGTAATTCCTATCCCTCGTTACTGATCGTGGCCTTATTTGCTTTGGCATCACCTATGGGAATGCTTCTTGGAAATTACTTCAATCCGGATCTGCAGCCTTATTTTCTGGCCATTGTAGGCGGAATTTTTCTGCACATCTCTTCTGTGATTATTTTTGAGAGTAATAAGAATCACAATATAGACTGGACAAAAATAGGACTGGTAATTATAGGAGTTTCACTCGCTCTATTCATGCATCTTTTCCATGGACATTTGCCTGTTGGGCATCAGCATTAA
- a CDS encoding aminotransferase class I/II-fold pyridoxal phosphate-dependent enzyme: MENFNAANEIQDLQYFGEFGGVNPSISDSSTYTFLSAKTMFDTFEGNADGCYLYSRHSSPMNLYLSQALAKMENTEAANVTASGMGAITSVLMQLCKAGDHIISSRTIYGGTYAFLKNFLPPFNIETSFLDINNFEAVEASIQPNTKVIYCESVSNPLLEVADLKRLSAICRKYNLKLIVDNTFSPLNISPILLGADIVIHSLTKFINGSSDTVGGVYCASQEFVDDTKNVNNGACMLLGPTMDSFRSASILKNLRTLHIRIRQHSYNALYLAERFEKDGLKVSYPGLPSHKNHELMKSMMHEEYGFGGLLTLDAGTTEKANELMELMQQENLGYLAVSLGFYKTLFSCSGSSTSSEIPEEEREAMGISDGLIRFSIGLDHDIARTYEKMKECMLKTGILNSQKIHSIF; encoded by the coding sequence ATGGAAAATTTTAATGCCGCCAACGAAATACAGGATCTGCAATATTTTGGAGAATTTGGCGGGGTGAATCCATCGATCTCAGACAGCTCTACCTATACATTTCTTTCTGCCAAAACGATGTTTGACACCTTTGAAGGAAATGCAGACGGATGCTATTTATACTCCAGACATTCATCTCCCATGAATCTGTATCTTTCGCAGGCTTTGGCTAAAATGGAAAATACTGAAGCTGCCAACGTCACTGCATCGGGAATGGGCGCCATCACATCGGTGTTAATGCAGCTCTGTAAAGCCGGCGACCATATCATTTCGAGCAGAACCATTTACGGAGGAACGTATGCCTTTCTTAAAAATTTTCTTCCTCCTTTCAATATAGAAACTTCATTTCTGGATATTAATAATTTTGAAGCTGTTGAAGCCTCTATACAGCCCAACACAAAAGTCATTTACTGCGAAAGCGTAAGCAATCCCCTTTTAGAAGTAGCAGACCTGAAGAGGCTTTCGGCCATCTGTAGAAAATACAACCTGAAATTAATTGTTGACAACACCTTCTCTCCTCTCAACATTTCTCCTATTTTGCTTGGAGCCGATATCGTGATCCATTCCCTGACAAAATTTATCAACGGAAGCAGTGATACCGTAGGAGGCGTTTACTGTGCCAGCCAGGAATTTGTGGATGATACCAAAAATGTCAATAATGGCGCTTGTATGCTCCTCGGTCCTACCATGGACAGTTTCCGGTCGGCAAGTATTCTGAAAAATCTGAGGACTTTACATATCAGAATCAGACAGCACAGCTATAATGCTTTATATCTTGCCGAAAGATTTGAAAAAGACGGATTAAAAGTGTCCTATCCCGGGTTGCCATCCCATAAAAATCATGAATTAATGAAAAGCATGATGCATGAAGAATACGGGTTTGGAGGCTTACTGACTTTAGATGCCGGAACTACCGAAAAAGCCAACGAACTCATGGAACTGATGCAACAGGAAAATTTAGGATACCTGGCAGTAAGTTTAGGTTTTTATAAGACTTTATTCTCATGCTCGGGAAGCTCGACCTCTTCAGAAATTCCGGAAGAAGAACGTGAAGCGATGGGAATTTCTGACGGACTGATCAGATTCTCCATCGGTCTGGATCATGATATTGCACGAACCTATGAAAAAATGAAAGAATGCATGCTAAAAACAGGCATTCTCAATTCTCAGAAAATCCATTCCATATTCTAA
- a CDS encoding branched-chain amino acid ABC transporter substrate-binding protein yields the protein MQFDFFDIVEGIGDIFTIFGDGKSSSKNLGYDKGPKTKKKSKYIVEKISAGFLLIASILLFIVIKDILPLESEVNTILVISLIGLGISFIFFFVLHVLELYYFKSIFQLLLFSVSSILMFTSLLMTVYFRSGIF from the coding sequence ATGCAGTTTGATTTTTTTGATATCGTGGAAGGAATCGGGGATATTTTTACCATTTTTGGAGACGGTAAGTCGTCTTCTAAAAACTTAGGATACGACAAGGGGCCTAAAACGAAAAAAAAGTCGAAATATATTGTTGAAAAAATAAGTGCCGGCTTTTTATTAATTGCTTCCATTCTGTTATTTATTGTAATTAAAGATATCTTGCCACTTGAAAGTGAGGTCAATACTATTTTAGTCATTTCGCTCATCGGATTGGGGATTTCTTTTATCTTCTTTTTTGTCCTGCACGTTCTGGAGCTCTATTATTTTAAAAGTATCTTTCAGTTATTGCTCTTCAGTGTATCTTCAATACTGATGTTTACCTCTTTGTTAATGACTGTTTATTTCAGATCAGGAATTTTTTAG
- a CDS encoding OmpP1/FadL family transporter gives MSISAAFFAQAQDVSVIRNSIDVYSSSQNIGSAKFNAMGGSNGALGGDANSLLTNPAGLGVAISGEVSGTLSILSNKNTSSMAGSSVAYKSNQGDLGNVGAVMTFQLMTESAWKFINVGVNYSNQSIDNYVETPGNSNLIYDFNNGNSSSLARHAYDRYGYMSKTSLGVGANYNHNLYIGAGLNFFNSSIDQSDTAAFTSLQTGASEYFSKQNTPFFERGNGFSASLGVIGKVSPNFRLGAALETPTFWNIDRSYNFYNDAIYGDDYAIENRKFTSPLKATVSAAFIANKSFSLNVDYSLGLTTPKYKEYGVAETELNDFFKENSKNVSEVRLGAEYRLKQFRLRGGYAYTSNPLDALVISSFNNDGSTSDKSYNNLMLNNRNALSFGLGYDFKSFYIDAAYQNISSKYTNPFMRGVVNDNVEAGYYSPTQLISSDSYAVSDVKNNRNNFFITLGWKF, from the coding sequence ATGAGTATTTCTGCCGCATTTTTTGCGCAGGCTCAGGATGTTTCTGTAATAAGAAATTCTATTGATGTATATTCCAGCTCTCAAAATATAGGGTCTGCCAAATTTAATGCGATGGGAGGCTCTAACGGGGCTCTGGGAGGTGACGCCAACTCTTTACTCACCAATCCGGCCGGTTTGGGGGTTGCCATTTCAGGAGAAGTATCTGGTACATTATCCATTTTAAGCAATAAGAATACCTCTTCAATGGCAGGTTCTTCAGTTGCCTATAAGTCAAATCAGGGAGATCTCGGTAACGTTGGTGCTGTAATGACTTTCCAGTTGATGACTGAAAGTGCATGGAAGTTTATCAATGTCGGAGTGAATTATTCAAACCAGTCTATTGACAATTATGTGGAAACTCCCGGGAATAGTAATTTGATTTATGATTTCAACAATGGTAATAGCTCATCATTAGCAAGGCACGCCTATGACCGATATGGATACATGTCAAAAACAAGTCTTGGTGTCGGGGCTAATTATAATCATAATCTATATATCGGTGCCGGATTGAATTTCTTCAATTCATCTATCGATCAGTCCGATACAGCAGCTTTTACATCACTTCAGACCGGAGCTTCAGAATACTTCAGCAAACAGAATACTCCTTTTTTCGAAAGAGGAAATGGGTTCTCAGCTTCACTGGGGGTTATCGGTAAGGTAAGTCCTAACTTCAGATTGGGAGCTGCTTTGGAAACACCTACTTTCTGGAATATAGACAGAAGTTATAACTTTTATAATGATGCGATCTACGGTGATGATTACGCTATTGAAAACAGAAAGTTCACTTCTCCGCTCAAAGCGACCGTAAGTGCTGCTTTTATTGCCAATAAAAGTTTCTCTTTAAATGTAGATTACAGTCTTGGACTAACGACTCCTAAATATAAAGAATACGGAGTTGCTGAAACAGAACTCAATGACTTCTTTAAAGAAAATTCTAAAAATGTATCTGAAGTGAGATTGGGAGCAGAGTATAGATTAAAGCAGTTCCGATTAAGAGGAGGATACGCCTACACTTCAAATCCTCTGGATGCGCTGGTCATCAGCAGCTTTAATAATGATGGTTCCACATCAGATAAATCATACAATAACCTGATGCTGAATAACAGAAATGCCCTTTCATTCGGTTTGGGATATGATTTCAAATCATTCTATATTGATGCTGCGTATCAGAATATCAGTTCGAAATACACCAATCCTTTTATGAGAGGAGTTGTAAATGATAATGTTGAGGCAGGTTATTATTCTCCAACTCAGCTGATATCCAGTGATTCTTATGCGGTATCGGATGTGAAAAATAACAGAAATAATTTCTTCATTACCTTGGGCTGGAAATTCTAA
- a CDS encoding THUMP domain-containing class I SAM-dependent RNA methyltransferase: MDTENLKIQIKTFFGLEEILAGEIKKLGGRNVEIKNRAVNCEGDLGFLYKINYSARTALKILIPVYEFKAFNQQQFYNKLFQFAWEDYLDVDQTFAIDATVNSETFKHSQFVTLKMKDAIVDYFQEKFKKRPNIETRSPDIKFHLHIDRELVTISMDSSGDALFKRGYRKEQGEAPINEVLASGMLQLAGWDGKGNFLDPMCGSGTLLIEAAMIALDLPAQIFRKRFAFQNWNNYDADLFAKIKEVRIGRIKEFTGKIVGYDIDARMLNAARTNIEAAEMEDVIEVRKQNFFESKKDLFPLLMVFNPPYDERISINDEDFYKKVGDTFKTHYPNTLAWLISSDLEAVKKIGLRPSRKIKLFNGKLETRFLQYEMYEGTKKLHKAEGKEL, encoded by the coding sequence ATGGATACAGAAAACCTGAAAATTCAGATAAAAACATTTTTCGGATTAGAGGAAATTTTAGCAGGAGAAATCAAAAAACTGGGCGGCAGAAATGTGGAGATTAAAAACAGAGCCGTCAACTGTGAAGGAGATCTCGGTTTCTTATACAAAATTAATTATTCTGCGAGAACAGCATTGAAAATTTTAATTCCTGTTTATGAATTTAAAGCTTTCAATCAGCAGCAGTTTTACAATAAGCTGTTTCAGTTTGCGTGGGAAGATTATTTAGATGTAGATCAGACCTTCGCTATTGATGCTACCGTAAATTCGGAAACATTCAAACATTCACAGTTTGTCACTTTGAAAATGAAGGATGCCATTGTTGATTATTTCCAGGAGAAATTTAAAAAACGTCCTAATATCGAAACGAGATCCCCAGATATTAAGTTTCATCTGCATATTGACAGAGAGCTGGTAACTATTTCCATGGATTCTTCGGGTGATGCATTATTTAAGAGAGGGTACAGAAAAGAGCAGGGAGAAGCGCCAATTAATGAAGTGCTGGCAAGCGGAATGCTGCAACTGGCAGGCTGGGACGGAAAAGGAAACTTCCTGGATCCGATGTGCGGTTCCGGAACATTACTAATCGAGGCGGCTATGATTGCCCTGGATCTGCCGGCTCAGATTTTCAGAAAGAGATTTGCTTTTCAGAACTGGAACAATTACGATGCTGATCTTTTTGCAAAGATTAAAGAAGTGCGAATCGGCAGGATAAAAGAATTTACAGGAAAAATTGTAGGGTATGATATTGATGCCAGAATGCTGAATGCGGCAAGGACAAACATAGAAGCTGCTGAAATGGAAGACGTCATCGAAGTAAGAAAACAGAATTTCTTTGAATCTAAGAAGGATCTTTTTCCTTTGTTGATGGTGTTTAACCCTCCTTATGATGAACGAATCTCTATTAATGATGAAGATTTTTACAAAAAAGTGGGAGATACTTTTAAAACGCATTATCCTAATACACTGGCATGGCTGATTTCATCAGATCTTGAAGCGGTAAAGAAAATCGGGCTCCGTCCGTCAAGAAAAATCAAGCTTTTTAACGGCAAACTGGAAACCAGATTTTTACAATACGAGATGTATGAAGGAACCAAGAAACTTCATAAAGCTGAAGGAAAAGAACTATAA
- a CDS encoding bestrophin family protein yields the protein MITTKYVNYKQVLNLSGFHLIWISLWCTLIAVLFHLFHWQWMTIPWVPVALIGTAEAFLVGFKNNQAYDRLWEARKIWGGIVNSSRSFASMVYAFDDRNEETSTFDLEERRKKIVCRHIAWLYAFREQLLVPTEWEHIRAEKDHHFNINHKRNRLIKAGFPDYGRTPIFLNKYLSEEEAELQSTYKNFATYLISQQAKDINDLKNSKAISDFNQVQLQTALNEFYGFQGQAERIKKFPSPRQFASTAFIFNLLFILLLPLGLVNEFEKLGDWGIWSSIPFCITIGWIYIMMELVGDYSENPFAGLMFDVPMLSICRTIEIDLLQMTGETDLPDPIASKNGVLV from the coding sequence ATGATTACAACAAAGTATGTTAATTATAAACAGGTTCTCAACTTATCAGGTTTTCATTTAATCTGGATTTCACTCTGGTGTACCCTGATAGCAGTTTTATTTCATCTTTTTCATTGGCAATGGATGACGATACCGTGGGTACCCGTTGCACTCATTGGTACTGCAGAAGCTTTTTTAGTGGGTTTTAAAAACAACCAGGCCTATGACAGATTGTGGGAAGCCAGGAAGATATGGGGTGGTATTGTAAATTCTAGCCGTTCTTTTGCTTCCATGGTGTATGCTTTTGATGATAGAAACGAAGAAACCTCAACATTTGATCTTGAAGAAAGGAGAAAAAAAATAGTATGCCGCCACATCGCCTGGCTGTATGCATTTCGGGAACAGCTTTTAGTCCCTACAGAATGGGAACATATAAGAGCCGAAAAAGACCATCATTTTAATATCAACCACAAGAGGAACAGACTGATCAAAGCAGGTTTTCCTGATTATGGCAGAACGCCCATTTTTCTTAATAAATACCTTTCGGAGGAAGAAGCAGAACTTCAGTCTACCTATAAAAATTTTGCCACCTATCTGATTTCCCAGCAGGCCAAAGATATCAATGACTTAAAAAACAGCAAAGCGATCTCCGATTTTAACCAGGTACAGCTGCAAACTGCTTTGAATGAGTTTTACGGTTTCCAGGGACAGGCAGAAAGAATCAAAAAATTTCCGTCACCACGGCAGTTTGCCAGCACCGCATTTATCTTTAATCTCCTTTTTATACTATTGCTTCCGTTAGGACTCGTTAATGAATTTGAAAAATTAGGAGACTGGGGAATATGGTCATCTATTCCATTTTGCATCACGATCGGGTGGATCTATATTATGATGGAACTGGTAGGAGATTATTCCGAAAATCCTTTTGCAGGCCTGATGTTTGATGTTCCGATGCTTTCCATCTGCAGAACAATAGAGATTGATCTCTTACAAATGACCGGAGAAACCGATCTTCCGGATCCTATTGCTTCCAAAAACGGCGTTTTGGTCTAA
- a CDS encoding Lrp/AsnC family transcriptional regulator translates to MDFDDIDKKLLLFLQEDSKQTTKELSYKLGLSVTAIYERIKKLENNGVISKYVALLDKQKINRDFIVLCHIKLVQHKKEYVLHFEKEIMNLHEVTECFHVSGDYDYILKIGVRDIADYRNFMLTKLTALQHIASTQSSFMISEVKNTTAIVL, encoded by the coding sequence ATGGACTTTGATGATATTGACAAAAAACTGCTTCTGTTTCTGCAGGAAGATTCAAAACAGACAACCAAAGAGCTGTCCTATAAATTGGGTTTATCGGTTACAGCCATTTACGAGCGTATTAAAAAGCTTGAAAATAACGGAGTGATTTCAAAATATGTTGCGCTGTTGGATAAGCAGAAAATTAACAGGGATTTTATTGTGTTATGTCATATAAAGCTGGTACAACATAAAAAGGAATACGTACTTCATTTTGAAAAGGAAATTATGAACCTTCATGAAGTCACGGAATGTTTTCATGTAAGTGGTGATTATGATTACATTCTTAAAATAGGCGTGAGAGACATTGCTGACTACAGAAATTTTATGCTGACCAAGCTGACTGCTTTACAGCATATCGCCAGCACCCAAAGTTCATTTATGATCTCTGAGGTGAAGAATACCACAGCCATTGTTCTGTAA
- a CDS encoding S8 family peptidase — MKKHLLLISTLAITLVSAQSNDALKREFEKQNNKNNEKFDSYVAKRYGANKSPEVLKEIEEQRKSLSGFDPSGKPYFLHPEDMDQIKNSNSDFLQNGTVTGLTGSFNGENIKYTIFDGGRVFGGHAFFDNLPGRITNKEASTMNYSAHSTSVAGFIGARAHTQTLTINGAPRTINFQGIAKNSTMDSYAFGTTTLPGNTSPSTVFQKIITAQPKISNHSYGSNVGWNIATVNGANAWVWNGVYGSPSTAMDLQGTYFTNDQNYDNIVYTNPSYIIVKSSGNYFGYGPDYPGTSAFPKYYTDDNGTRVQFAATDTLPTTNCSNGGDCIGPGSLAKNIIVVGATDIITANNGRYITASDVVHSDYSSAGPRDDGGIKPDITAVGTSVGSASTAENTTGSNSLTVGDGTSYSAPVVTAVIGLWTQINKQLFNNAELNAASAKTLMIHSAAEAGNIGPDPLFGWGFIDAKKGAELLVGKSNNTVIFNDESLTSGTPVIKTVVASGSEPLKVTISWIDPAYQLPANLSWNDAYNNRSSRLVNDLDLRIIDTSNNTVYYPWKLNPVTPSAPATKADNTVDNVEQVVIDAPVAGRQYRIEISNKGTLTTPSQNYSIAVTGYTQQVLATGEVTKDNGIVIAPTITKDIVNVLKAPKKSSFTIYDLSGKKLQSGVINSDKEAIDISSYTKGIYIIEVKSDKDVITKKVIKE; from the coding sequence ATGAAGAAACATTTACTTTTAATCAGCACATTGGCGATAACTTTAGTAAGTGCGCAAAGCAATGATGCCTTAAAAAGAGAATTTGAAAAGCAAAACAATAAGAACAACGAGAAGTTTGATTCTTATGTTGCAAAACGTTACGGAGCTAATAAATCTCCGGAAGTTTTAAAAGAGATTGAAGAGCAGAGAAAAAGTTTATCAGGATTTGACCCTAGTGGCAAACCTTACTTTTTACATCCTGAAGATATGGATCAGATTAAAAATTCGAATTCTGACTTTCTTCAAAACGGGACTGTTACTGGATTGACAGGTTCATTCAACGGGGAAAATATCAAGTATACCATTTTCGACGGTGGCCGGGTGTTCGGAGGACATGCCTTTTTTGATAACCTGCCGGGCAGAATCACGAATAAAGAAGCCAGCACCATGAATTATAGTGCGCACTCTACCTCTGTGGCTGGATTTATAGGAGCCAGAGCCCATACGCAGACATTAACCATCAATGGTGCGCCAAGAACGATCAACTTTCAGGGTATTGCAAAAAATTCAACGATGGATTCGTATGCATTCGGTACAACCACTTTACCAGGAAATACCTCCCCTAGTACCGTATTCCAGAAAATCATCACTGCTCAGCCTAAAATTTCCAATCACTCATACGGAAGTAATGTGGGGTGGAATATTGCCACAGTAAACGGAGCAAACGCATGGGTATGGAACGGTGTCTATGGCAGTCCTTCTACCGCGATGGATCTACAGGGAACCTATTTTACGAATGATCAGAATTATGATAATATCGTTTACACCAATCCTTCTTATATTATTGTAAAATCTTCGGGTAATTATTTTGGGTACGGACCTGATTATCCGGGGACTTCCGCTTTCCCGAAATACTACACCGATGACAACGGAACACGCGTTCAGTTTGCGGCAACAGATACCCTTCCTACAACAAACTGTAGTAATGGAGGAGATTGTATCGGGCCAGGTTCTCTTGCAAAAAATATTATTGTAGTAGGGGCAACCGATATCATTACAGCAAACAACGGAAGATATATAACTGCAAGTGATGTCGTACACTCTGACTACAGCAGTGCAGGACCTAGAGATGATGGTGGTATCAAACCGGACATTACAGCGGTAGGAACCAGTGTAGGAAGTGCTTCTACAGCAGAAAACACTACAGGAAGCAACAGTTTGACCGTGGGTGACGGAACATCATATTCTGCTCCTGTTGTAACGGCTGTTATCGGTTTATGGACTCAAATCAATAAGCAATTATTTAACAATGCCGAACTGAATGCTGCTTCAGCAAAGACTTTAATGATCCATTCTGCGGCAGAAGCTGGAAACATAGGACCTGACCCGTTATTCGGATGGGGATTCATTGATGCAAAGAAAGGTGCTGAACTTCTTGTAGGAAAGTCAAATAATACCGTAATTTTTAATGATGAGTCATTAACCAGCGGAACGCCTGTTATCAAAACAGTAGTTGCTTCAGGTAGTGAGCCTTTAAAAGTTACCATCTCATGGATCGATCCTGCTTATCAGCTTCCCGCTAACCTGTCATGGAATGACGCTTACAATAACAGATCTTCAAGATTGGTGAATGACCTGGATTTAAGAATCATTGATACTTCAAACAACACGGTCTATTATCCGTGGAAACTTAATCCGGTAACTCCATCTGCCCCTGCTACGAAAGCAGACAATACCGTAGACAATGTGGAGCAAGTAGTCATTGATGCCCCTGTGGCCGGAAGACAGTACAGAATTGAAATTTCCAACAAAGGAACTTTAACGACCCCTTCTCAGAACTACTCTATCGCTGTCACAGGATATACTCAGCAGGTTTTAGCAACGGGAGAAGTTACGAAGGACAACGGAATTGTCATTGCCCCTACCATTACAAAAGATATCGTCAATGTATTGAAGGCTCCTAAAAAATCATCTTTCACTATTTATGATCTATCCGGAAAAAAATTACAGAGCGGTGTGATCAACAGTGACAAAGAAGCGATTGATATTTCTTCTTATACTAAAGGAATTTACATCATTGAAGTAAAATCTGATAAAGACGTAATTACGAAGAAAGTGATCAAAGAATAA